In Pseudobythopirellula maris, a single window of DNA contains:
- a CDS encoding NAD-dependent epimerase/dehydratase family protein, with the protein MDKLILVAGGGGFIGGALVAKLRELGHTRIRSVDIKPTSEWYQVFDDVENVVADLKEKAACEAACRDAHEVYNLAADMGGMGFIENNKALCMLSVLINTHLLQAAQQAGTVNRFFYASSACVYNADKQTNEDVVALKEEDAYPAMPEDGYGWEKLFCERMCRHFREDYGLTTRVARFHNVYGPLGTWDGGREKAPAAMCRKVITAKETGNHDMEIWGDGKQTRSFMYIDDCIEGILKITHSDILEPINLGSNELVTINGLVDIVENIADIKLDRHYKLDAPKGVNGRNSDNTMIKELLGWEPGIRLADGMKLTYDWIHGEYLKKHGSGVAG; encoded by the coding sequence ATGGACAAGCTCATCCTCGTCGCCGGCGGCGGCGGCTTTATCGGCGGCGCCCTCGTGGCCAAGCTCCGCGAACTCGGCCACACCCGCATCCGCAGCGTCGACATCAAGCCGACCAGCGAGTGGTACCAGGTGTTCGACGACGTCGAGAACGTGGTGGCCGACCTGAAAGAAAAGGCCGCCTGCGAGGCCGCCTGTCGCGACGCCCACGAGGTGTACAACCTGGCCGCCGACATGGGCGGCATGGGATTCATCGAGAACAACAAAGCGCTCTGCATGCTCAGCGTGCTGATTAACACGCACCTGCTGCAAGCGGCCCAACAGGCCGGCACGGTCAACCGCTTCTTCTACGCGTCGAGCGCCTGCGTTTACAACGCCGACAAGCAAACGAACGAGGACGTGGTCGCCCTCAAGGAAGAAGACGCTTACCCCGCCATGCCCGAGGACGGCTACGGCTGGGAGAAGCTCTTCTGCGAGCGGATGTGCCGCCACTTCCGTGAGGACTACGGCCTGACGACCCGCGTCGCCCGGTTCCACAACGTCTACGGCCCGCTCGGCACCTGGGACGGCGGACGCGAGAAGGCCCCGGCGGCCATGTGCCGCAAGGTCATCACCGCCAAGGAGACCGGCAACCACGACATGGAGATCTGGGGCGACGGCAAGCAGACCCGCAGCTTCATGTACATCGACGACTGCATCGAGGGGATCCTCAAGATCACCCACAGCGACATCCTCGAGCCGATCAACCTCGGCTCGAACGAGCTCGTGACGATCAACGGCCTGGTGGACATCGTCGAGAACATCGCCGACATCAAGCTCGACCGCCACTACAAGCTCGACGCCCCCAAGGGCGTGAACGGCCGCAACAGCGACAACACGATGATCAAGGAGCTCTTGGGCTGGGAGCCGGGCATCCGCCTGGCCGACGGCATGAAGCTCACCTACGACTGGATCCACGGCGAGTACCTCAAGAAGCACGGCTCCGGCGTGGCGGGCTGA
- a CDS encoding glycosyltransferase family 4 protein: MFSEFRAVTYVIAFVTATVVAYLVTPVVCRIAARVGFVDRPGGRKVQAKPVALGGGVAVFAAMAAAATLAYLVADSILPLVFRNDDPRLLAGLGVAAISTLILGLYDDAVGMKGRYKLLAQLVICGLLVYLGMRIDRFGAFGQSYQLGWVAIPVTIFWLVGSTNAINLLDGIDGLASSVGVVICLTLAAINGLYDHFAEAVLMLALAGALLGFLRHNFAPASIYLGDAGSMVIGLLVGAVAVMTHAKTPAFVAMAIPLAVWSIPVLDSAAAIMRRRLTGRSIFDPDRGHLHHSLLDRGWSVPQAALFIALVCATTCLSAVLSVLWKNELIAIFTVLGVIAFLVSTKTFGHNEFALLRDRVDLSGVGLSRTTDAHGAGRRQRIRLQGSHAWEEMWDALVESAEDHRLLRLRITLHLPGLNESFYASWKAAAKLPPKSETWHTAHPLRIDGAVIGRLEVIGNCDDPGRSTLNQTAETLDYLEPIEDRIRELRDRIALEKKQRSEAETIVAPTGAAPPKGTDPAGPHHAKTGPLSPPAPTLESTS; the protein is encoded by the coding sequence ATGTTCTCCGAATTCCGAGCCGTCACTTACGTCATCGCGTTCGTGACGGCGACCGTCGTCGCTTACCTGGTCACGCCCGTGGTCTGTCGCATCGCGGCGCGGGTTGGGTTTGTCGATCGGCCCGGGGGGAGGAAGGTGCAGGCCAAGCCGGTCGCCTTGGGCGGCGGCGTGGCGGTGTTTGCGGCGATGGCGGCGGCGGCCACCTTGGCTTACCTGGTGGCCGACTCGATCTTGCCGCTCGTCTTCCGCAACGACGACCCGCGGTTGCTCGCCGGCCTCGGCGTGGCCGCTATCTCGACACTCATCCTCGGCCTTTACGACGACGCGGTCGGCATGAAGGGCCGCTACAAGCTGCTCGCCCAACTCGTGATCTGCGGCCTGCTGGTCTACCTCGGCATGCGGATCGATCGCTTCGGGGCGTTCGGCCAATCGTACCAGTTGGGCTGGGTCGCGATCCCGGTCACGATCTTTTGGCTCGTCGGTTCGACCAACGCGATCAATCTGCTCGACGGCATCGACGGCCTTGCCTCGAGCGTCGGCGTGGTTATCTGCCTCACGCTGGCCGCAATCAACGGGTTGTACGACCACTTCGCCGAGGCGGTGCTGATGCTCGCCCTGGCCGGCGCGTTGCTCGGTTTCTTGCGGCACAACTTCGCCCCGGCGTCGATCTATTTGGGCGACGCGGGCAGCATGGTGATCGGCCTGTTGGTGGGCGCCGTCGCCGTGATGACCCACGCCAAGACCCCCGCGTTCGTCGCGATGGCCATCCCGTTGGCCGTGTGGTCGATCCCGGTGCTCGACTCGGCCGCGGCGATCATGCGGCGCCGGCTCACGGGCCGCAGCATCTTCGACCCCGACCGCGGCCACCTGCACCACTCGCTGCTGGACCGCGGCTGGAGCGTGCCTCAGGCGGCGCTGTTCATCGCGTTGGTCTGCGCCACCACGTGCCTCAGCGCGGTCCTCTCGGTGCTGTGGAAGAACGAGCTGATCGCCATCTTCACGGTGCTCGGCGTGATCGCCTTCCTGGTGTCGACCAAGACGTTTGGCCACAACGAGTTCGCGTTGCTCCGCGACCGGGTCGATCTTTCGGGCGTGGGGCTCAGCCGCACGACCGACGCCCACGGCGCCGGCCGCCGCCAGCGGATCCGCCTGCAAGGCTCGCACGCTTGGGAAGAGATGTGGGACGCGCTGGTCGAGTCGGCCGAAGACCATCGGCTGCTCCGCTTGCGGATCACGCTGCACTTGCCGGGGCTCAACGAGTCGTTTTACGCCAGCTGGAAGGCCGCCGCCAAGCTGCCTCCCAAGAGCGAGACTTGGCACACCGCCCACCCCCTGCGGATCGACGGGGCGGTGATCGGTCGCCTCGAGGTGATCGGCAACTGCGACGACCCCGGCCGCTCGACGCTCAACCAAACCGCCGAGACGCTCGACTACCTCGAGCCGATCGAAGACCGCATCCGCGAGCTGCGCGATCGCATCGCTTTGGAGAAGAAGCAGCGATCCGAAGCCGAAACGATCGTCGCGCCGACCGGCGCCGCCCCCCCGAAGGGGACGGACCCTGCGGGGCCGCATCATGCGAAGACAGGCCCACTCTCCCCGCCGGCCCCGACGCTCGAATCGACCAGCTAA
- a CDS encoding WcaF family extracellular polysaccharide biosynthesis acetyltransferase — MADSPATENPSKPWVDLASFTTGDYDPGGGKLRRVLWWYTSLLLFESGWFLPIAPKRVILRWFGARIGKGVVIKPHLRIKYPWRLAFGDHCWIGQGSWFDNIEDIRLGDHVCVSQDVYLCTGSHDHRTRTFDLTPGAIVIENGAWVAASSLLLPGVVVGANALVAGGSVVTKSVEPGKIVGGNPAQVLRDRQPPQ; from the coding sequence ATGGCCGACAGCCCCGCAACCGAGAACCCGAGCAAGCCGTGGGTCGATCTCGCTTCGTTCACCACCGGCGACTACGACCCGGGCGGGGGCAAGCTGCGCCGGGTCTTGTGGTGGTACACGAGCCTGCTGCTATTCGAGAGCGGCTGGTTCCTGCCGATCGCCCCCAAGCGGGTGATCCTGCGGTGGTTCGGCGCACGGATCGGTAAGGGGGTGGTGATCAAGCCGCACTTGCGGATCAAGTACCCGTGGCGGTTAGCGTTTGGCGACCACTGCTGGATCGGCCAGGGGAGCTGGTTCGACAATATCGAGGACATCCGCCTCGGTGATCATGTCTGCGTGTCGCAGGACGTCTACCTCTGCACCGGCAGCCACGACCACCGCACACGCACCTTCGACCTGACACCTGGCGCCATCGTGATCGAGAACGGCGCGTGGGTGGCGGCCAGCAGCCTGCTGCTGCCGGGCGTCGTGGTGGGCGCCAACGCCCTGGTGGCCGGTGGCAGCGTCGTCACCAAGTCGGTCGAGCCGGGCAAGATCGTCGGCGGCAACCCGGCCCAGGTGCTCCGCGACCGTCAGCCGCCCCAATGA
- a CDS encoding heavy-metal-associated domain-containing protein: protein MRPLVLSLGIALLLSAPALAVETTEAAPKPLPPGVVELSLEELHCATCAKKVARKLYAVPGVKRVKTDLEHKRFVVTLTPKPGKPTPVLALWKAVVAGEQKPLKLRYEDQELTPKTIEAIEAASRTRGILTY, encoded by the coding sequence ATGCGTCCCCTCGTTTTGTCTCTTGGAATCGCCCTGCTGTTGTCCGCTCCGGCCCTTGCGGTAGAAACCACCGAGGCGGCCCCGAAGCCTTTGCCGCCAGGCGTGGTGGAGTTGTCGCTCGAGGAGCTGCACTGCGCCACCTGCGCCAAGAAGGTCGCCCGCAAGCTCTACGCCGTGCCGGGCGTCAAGCGCGTGAAGACCGACCTCGAGCACAAGCGCTTCGTCGTCACGCTCACGCCGAAGCCGGGCAAGCCGACGCCGGTCCTCGCCCTCTGGAAGGCCGTGGTGGCGGGCGAGCAGAAGCCGCTGAAACTCCGCTACGAAGACCAGGAATTGACGCCGAAGACGATCGAGGCGATCGAGGCAGCTAGCCGCACGCGCGGCATACTCACTTACTGA